A window of the Streptomyces luomodiensis genome harbors these coding sequences:
- a CDS encoding VgrG-related protein: MSTSQAQGGRSFAADPVVEAPAELPPVWAAQLVSCVVDENVGLPDAAVLTFRDPDHELLAATGITIGTPLRVSVVTASGQARERLFGGEVTALELDRDRTGSFTVVRAYSKAHRLQRGRRVRAYRNMTAAAIVRKVAAGAGLTCGTVQAAPVTYRQLSQANVSDWDFLHYLAGESGAQVRVDDQGVLQFVRPERASGAPAPSTPATRNPMVLEYGRNLLALRASLTAADGAASVEVRGWDTTTKRPLVARHPSVTSETVLPGLSPALGARFGASAKLTVTDTPYRTQAETTAVADATAAHVSAGFGELEALAEGNPRLRAGKPVALGNVGQAFSGRYTATAVRHVLEPHGGYRTTVWVSASPDRSLTGLVTGANAPSRGPRVPGLAIGVVTDVREPDGGERGAVRLRFPWLDDDYVTDWVRTVQWGGKGGGGVVSPEVNDEVLVGFEQGLLDSPYVIGGLYNGVDRPSPHDVPLVDGTSGKVNRRSVVSRSGHRVELLDAKAPGPSGLRLMTGDERLQVRLDDRRNRIELTVYAGRGRALGSVVLDKDGITLDAKEGTVKVRGGTVDLGATNAVRIGGRTVRVAGQSEVTVDGGLLGVLKAALIRIN; this comes from the coding sequence GTGAGCACGTCCCAGGCGCAAGGCGGCCGGTCGTTCGCGGCGGACCCGGTGGTGGAGGCGCCCGCCGAACTCCCCCCGGTGTGGGCCGCCCAGTTGGTGAGCTGCGTGGTGGACGAGAACGTGGGCCTGCCGGACGCGGCGGTGCTCACCTTCCGCGACCCGGACCACGAGTTGCTGGCGGCGACCGGCATCACCATCGGCACCCCGCTGCGGGTGTCGGTGGTGACGGCGTCCGGGCAGGCGCGGGAGCGGCTGTTCGGCGGCGAGGTGACGGCGCTGGAGCTGGACCGGGACCGTACGGGGTCGTTCACGGTGGTGCGCGCCTACTCCAAGGCGCACCGCCTCCAGCGGGGCCGGAGGGTGCGGGCGTACCGGAACATGACGGCGGCGGCGATCGTCCGCAAGGTGGCCGCGGGCGCCGGGCTGACCTGTGGCACGGTGCAGGCCGCGCCCGTCACCTATCGGCAGCTCTCGCAGGCGAACGTGTCCGACTGGGACTTCCTGCACTATCTGGCGGGTGAGAGCGGCGCCCAGGTGCGCGTGGACGACCAGGGGGTGCTCCAGTTCGTCCGGCCGGAGAGGGCCTCCGGCGCGCCCGCGCCGTCCACCCCGGCCACCCGGAACCCGATGGTGCTGGAGTACGGGCGGAATCTGCTGGCGCTGCGGGCCTCGCTGACGGCCGCGGACGGCGCGGCGTCGGTGGAGGTGCGCGGCTGGGACACCACCACGAAGAGGCCGCTGGTGGCGCGGCATCCGTCGGTGACCAGCGAGACGGTGCTGCCGGGCCTGAGCCCCGCGCTCGGCGCCCGGTTCGGCGCGTCGGCGAAACTGACGGTCACCGACACCCCGTACCGCACACAGGCGGAGACCACGGCGGTCGCGGACGCGACGGCCGCGCACGTCAGCGCGGGGTTCGGGGAGCTGGAGGCGCTGGCCGAGGGGAACCCGCGGCTGCGGGCGGGCAAACCCGTGGCGCTGGGCAACGTGGGGCAGGCGTTCTCGGGCCGGTACACGGCCACCGCGGTGCGCCACGTCCTCGAACCGCACGGCGGGTACCGGACGACGGTGTGGGTGAGCGCCAGCCCGGACCGCTCCCTGACGGGCCTGGTGACGGGCGCCAACGCACCGTCCCGCGGCCCCCGCGTACCGGGCCTGGCGATCGGTGTGGTGACGGACGTGCGCGAGCCGGACGGCGGTGAACGCGGCGCGGTGCGGCTGAGGTTCCCCTGGCTGGACGACGACTACGTCACCGACTGGGTGCGCACCGTGCAGTGGGGCGGCAAGGGCGGCGGGGGCGTGGTGAGCCCGGAGGTCAACGACGAGGTGCTGGTGGGGTTCGAACAGGGCCTGCTGGACAGTCCGTACGTCATCGGCGGGCTCTACAACGGCGTGGACCGGCCCTCGCCCCATGACGTGCCCCTGGTCGACGGCACGAGCGGAAAGGTCAACCGCCGCTCGGTGGTGTCGCGTTCGGGCCACCGGGTGGAGCTTTTGGACGCGAAGGCGCCGGGCCCCTCGGGGCTGCGGCTGATGACGGGGGACGAACGCCTCCAGGTGCGCCTGGACGACCGGCGGAACCGGATCGAGCTGACGGTCTACGCCGGGCGGGGCCGCGCCCTCGGCTCGGTCGTGCTCGACAAGGACGGCATCACGCTCGACGCCAAGGAGGGCACGGTGAAGGTACGGGGCGGAACGGTGGACCTGGGCGCCACGAACGCGGTGCGCATCGGCGGCCGCACGGTGCGGGTCGCCGGCCAGTCGGAGGTCACCGTGGACGGCGGTCTGCTGGGTGTGCTCAAGGCCGCGCTCATCCGGATCAACTGA
- a CDS encoding CIS tube protein, translating to MSPAVRASRARAQLTLKEPPTSVGAKPGGTIARLGLQFNPSTLELRKTTEWRRTPSRMAGQSALPEFVGSGPRTLSLEVFLDATATHDGSVEQAVEKLMKACVPTPASLGRKKPASPWVRFEWGTARTTSFDGVLSSLSVTYTLFDVDGKPLRATCALSIEEASVDPPGQNPTSGARTARSTHTVVAGDSLALLAWREYGDPTAWRVIAEANGIDDPMVLAPGAELVVPGLRDAGSEEKR from the coding sequence ATGTCCCCAGCGGTCCGCGCCAGCCGGGCGAGGGCGCAGCTCACCCTGAAGGAGCCGCCGACGTCGGTCGGGGCGAAGCCCGGCGGGACGATCGCGCGGCTCGGCCTCCAGTTCAACCCGTCCACGCTGGAGCTGCGCAAGACCACCGAGTGGCGGCGCACCCCGTCCCGTATGGCCGGGCAGTCGGCGCTGCCCGAGTTCGTGGGCAGCGGGCCGCGCACCCTGAGCCTCGAGGTGTTCCTGGACGCGACCGCCACCCACGACGGCTCGGTGGAGCAGGCGGTGGAGAAGCTGATGAAGGCGTGTGTGCCGACCCCGGCCAGCCTGGGCCGCAAGAAACCGGCCAGTCCGTGGGTGCGGTTCGAGTGGGGCACGGCGCGGACGACCTCGTTCGACGGGGTGCTGTCGAGCCTGTCGGTGACGTACACGCTGTTCGACGTGGACGGCAAGCCGCTGCGGGCCACCTGCGCGCTGTCGATCGAGGAGGCGAGCGTCGACCCGCCGGGCCAGAACCCGACGTCCGGGGCGCGGACCGCCCGCAGTACGCACACCGTGGTGGCGGGCGACAGCCTGGCCCTGCTGGCCTGGCGGGAGTACGGCGACCCGACGGCCTGGCGGGTCATCGCGGAGGCGAACGGCATCGACGACCCGATGGTGCTCGCGCCCGGCGCCGAACTGGTGGTGCCCGGACTGCGGGACGCCGGGAGCGAGGAGAAGCGGTGA